One Campylobacter concisus DNA segment encodes these proteins:
- a CDS encoding NAD+ synthase, with protein sequence MKGYQKIEETLVFSLKDKTKGKKLLLGVSGGIDSAVVATLCARAKPDETHALIMPTASSNRQNMDDALNLCEKLNIKYKVLSIEGILNAFYKTIDVNLSNLRKGNLAARVRMSLLYDYSSSINALVIGTSNKSELMLGYGTIFGDLACAINPIGELYKSEIFEFAKHLGVDENFIKKAPSADLWDGQSDEGDIGYSYAVIDEILQNLENNKEQAIKKFGLKAVLDIENRVVSNRFKRQMPLIVKI encoded by the coding sequence ATGAAGGGGTATCAAAAAATAGAAGAAACCTTAGTTTTTAGCTTAAAAGATAAAACTAAAGGTAAAAAACTACTATTAGGAGTAAGCGGCGGTATTGATTCTGCTGTGGTTGCGACACTTTGTGCGAGAGCAAAGCCAGATGAAACTCATGCACTCATTATGCCAACAGCATCATCAAACAGACAAAATATGGACGACGCCTTAAATTTATGCGAAAAACTAAACATAAAATATAAGGTTTTGTCCATAGAGGGCATTTTAAATGCCTTTTACAAAACGATAGATGTAAATTTAAGCAATTTAAGAAAAGGGAATTTAGCAGCTAGAGTTAGAATGAGCTTGCTTTATGATTATTCATCTAGTATAAACGCTCTAGTCATCGGCACAAGCAACAAAAGTGAGCTTATGCTTGGTTATGGCACGATATTTGGGGATTTGGCGTGCGCGATAAATCCTATCGGAGAGCTTTATAAGAGTGAAATTTTTGAATTTGCAAAACATCTTGGTGTTGATGAAAATTTTATCAAAAAAGCACCTTCAGCCGATCTTTGGGATGGGCAAAGTGACGAGGGCGACATAGGTTACAGCTACGCTGTCATTGATGAAATTTTACAAAATTTAGAAAATAACAAGGAGCAAGCCATCAAAAAGTTTGGATTAAAAGCGGTCTTGGATATAGAAAATAGAGTTGTGTCAAACAGGTTTAAACGACAAATGCCGTTGATAGTGAAAATTTAA
- the dnaK gene encoding molecular chaperone DnaK, with protein sequence MSKVIGIDLGTTNSCVSVFERGESKVIPNKEGKNTTPSVVAFTDKGEILVGDVAKRQAVTNPEKTIYSIKRIMGLMSNEKNAEEAKARLPYHVVDRNGACAVEIAGKVYTPQEISAKILIKLKEDAEAYLGESVTDAVITVPAYFNDSQRKATKEAGTIAGLNVLRIINEPTAAALAYGLDKKEAEKILVYDLGGGTFDVTVLETGDNIVEVLATGGNAFLGGDDFDNKIIDWLVSEFKNETGIDLKGDIMALQRLKEAAENAKKELSSAQETEINLPFITADATGPKHLVKKLTRAKFEGMIDSLVGETITKINEVIKDAGLSKSDIKEVVMVGGSTRVPLVQEEVKKAFGKELNKSVNPDEVVAIGAAIQGAVIKGDVKDVLLLDVTPLSLGIETLGGVMTKIIEKGTTIPTKKSQVFSTAEDNQSAVTIMVLQGEREFARDNKSLGNFNLEGIPAAPRGVPQIEVEFDIDANGILTVSAKDKATGKAQNITISGSSGLSEDEINSMVKDAELHKEEDKKRKDAVEARNQADALVHQTEKSMSELGEKVPAEDRSNIEAALNDLKEVLKDENSSKEQIDAKVEALSKASHKLAEAMYKKDENAGANGGNNKKDDDVIDAEVE encoded by the coding sequence ATGTCAAAAGTTATAGGTATAGACTTAGGTACAACAAACTCTTGTGTGAGCGTTTTTGAGCGCGGCGAGAGCAAGGTTATCCCAAACAAAGAGGGTAAAAACACAACTCCATCAGTTGTTGCTTTTACAGACAAAGGTGAAATTCTAGTAGGTGATGTTGCAAAACGTCAAGCAGTTACAAACCCTGAAAAAACGATATATTCTATCAAACGTATCATGGGTTTGATGAGCAATGAAAAAAATGCTGAAGAGGCAAAGGCTCGCTTGCCATATCATGTTGTAGATAGAAATGGTGCTTGCGCGGTTGAGATCGCTGGCAAGGTCTATACTCCGCAAGAAATTTCAGCAAAAATTCTTATCAAACTAAAAGAAGACGCTGAAGCATATCTTGGCGAGAGCGTGACAGACGCGGTTATCACTGTGCCTGCATACTTTAACGATAGCCAAAGAAAGGCTACAAAAGAAGCTGGAACGATCGCTGGTCTAAACGTGCTTCGTATCATCAACGAGCCAACAGCTGCGGCACTTGCGTATGGTCTTGATAAAAAAGAGGCTGAGAAAATTTTAGTTTATGACCTAGGTGGCGGTACATTTGACGTTACAGTGCTTGAAACTGGCGATAACATCGTTGAAGTTTTGGCAACTGGCGGTAACGCATTCTTAGGTGGTGATGACTTTGATAACAAGATCATCGACTGGCTAGTAAGTGAGTTTAAAAACGAAACTGGTATCGATCTAAAAGGCGATATCATGGCGCTTCAACGCTTAAAAGAAGCAGCTGAAAATGCTAAAAAAGAGCTAAGCTCAGCTCAAGAGACTGAGATAAATTTACCATTTATCACAGCTGATGCGACTGGTCCAAAACACCTTGTCAAAAAGCTAACTCGCGCTAAATTTGAAGGCATGATCGACTCACTTGTTGGCGAGACTATCACTAAGATAAATGAAGTCATCAAAGATGCAGGCCTAAGCAAGAGTGACATCAAAGAGGTCGTAATGGTTGGCGGTTCAACTCGTGTGCCACTTGTTCAAGAAGAGGTTAAAAAGGCATTTGGCAAAGAGCTAAATAAGAGCGTAAATCCAGATGAAGTCGTGGCTATCGGTGCTGCGATCCAAGGTGCGGTTATCAAAGGCGATGTTAAAGACGTTCTACTCCTTGATGTTACTCCACTTAGCCTTGGTATCGAGACACTTGGTGGCGTGATGACTAAGATCATCGAAAAAGGCACAACTATACCAACTAAGAAAAGTCAAGTATTCTCAACTGCTGAAGATAACCAAAGTGCCGTTACTATCATGGTTTTACAAGGTGAGCGTGAGTTTGCAAGGGATAACAAATCACTTGGTAACTTCAACTTAGAGGGCATCCCAGCAGCTCCAAGAGGCGTGCCTCAAATCGAAGTTGAATTTGACATCGACGCAAACGGAATTTTAACCGTTTCAGCAAAAGATAAAGCTACTGGCAAAGCCCAAAACATCACTATCTCAGGATCAAGCGGTCTTAGCGAAGATGAGATAAATAGCATGGTAAAAGATGCTGAGCTTCACAAAGAAGAGGATAAAAAGCGCAAAGATGCAGTTGAGGCTAGAAACCAAGCAGACGCGCTTGTTCATCAAACTGAAAAGAGCATGAGCGAGCTTGGCGAGAAAGTCCCAGCTGAAGATAGAAGCAACATCGAAGCTGCGCTAAATGATCTAAAAGAGGTTCTAAAAGATGAAAACTCTTCAAAAGAGCAAATCGATGCAAAAGTAGAAGCTCTAAGCAAAGCTAGCCACAAACTAGCAGAAGCTATGTATAAAAAAGATGAAAACGCTGGTGCAAACGGCGGAAATAACAAAAAAGACGACGACGTCATAGACGCTGAAGTCGAGTAA
- a CDS encoding MBL fold metallo-hydrolase yields MRVMHKSFGDFGTNCYIVTKNGSSLVIDPGDGAKKWVLQNAQNLKAILCTHGHFDHIYDVSELKNELKIPVYINKFDAFMCESDIFGYMKNTFVPDVLAQGDESFVVGDFSFKFHHFPGHTPGCSMIEIDDAIFSGDFLFKGSIGRWDFPYSDKNEMLKSLEKCKNLKGDFALYPGHGESSTLKAEQQELDRWVEIVKRS; encoded by the coding sequence ATGAGAGTAATGCATAAAAGTTTTGGCGATTTTGGGACAAATTGCTACATCGTTACCAAAAATGGCTCAAGTTTAGTGATAGATCCAGGCGATGGGGCAAAAAAATGGGTTTTGCAAAATGCACAAAATTTAAAGGCGATACTTTGCACTCATGGGCATTTTGACCATATTTACGACGTGAGCGAGCTAAAAAATGAGCTAAAAATCCCAGTTTATATCAATAAATTTGACGCTTTTATGTGTGAGAGTGACATTTTTGGCTATATGAAAAACACCTTTGTGCCAGATGTTTTGGCTCAAGGAGATGAGAGCTTTGTAGTGGGTGACTTTTCTTTTAAATTTCATCATTTTCCAGGGCATACGCCAGGCTGCTCGATGATAGAGATAGATGACGCGATCTTTAGTGGGGATTTTTTATTTAAAGGTAGCATCGGACGCTGGGACTTTCCATATTCGGATAAAAATGAGATGCTAAAAAGCCTAGAAAAATGTAAAAATCTAAAGGGTGACTTCGCACTTTATCCAGGACACGGCGAAAGTAGCACGCTAAAAGCCGAGCAACAAGAGCTTGATAGATGGGTGGAGATCGTTAAAAGATCTTGA
- a CDS encoding DegT/DnrJ/EryC1/StrS family aminotransferase, translating to MREIPFYKPTITERESELIEEALHSENTTDTVAKFEEKLKEYFGAKFVITTNNIAAAHHLALSAMDTKRGDKVICSVNAFPSVAQAVRHFDAEPIFVDIDEEDFNISPEALEKVLKEQNHKKLKCAFISHIAGQSARLDEIKAICEKYGIVVLDDANRGIGLTYNGKKVGSDSFLSCFQTNSRVQNPISTVGFFTTNDEEVYKKAKLLRNYALVNGIDKFGSLSYIYDVVDIGLKYDINSINAAFSIAQLEKTDELIKRRKKIAEIYDKELKECHNITTPVKKREHIYTQYIIKINKNRDSFARELLERGIHTSLHYIPIHLLSYYKNKYSLKVNDFPNALKTYQQVLSLPIYHSLSDEEVQYICSTVKEISKSRV from the coding sequence ATGAGAGAAATTCCGTTTTACAAACCAACTATCACTGAGCGTGAGAGTGAGCTTATCGAAGAGGCTTTGCATTCTGAAAATACCACCGATACGGTTGCTAAATTTGAAGAAAAGCTAAAAGAGTACTTTGGTGCTAAATTTGTTATCACTACAAACAACATCGCAGCAGCGCATCATCTGGCTCTAAGCGCGATGGACACAAAGCGCGGTGATAAGGTCATCTGCTCAGTAAATGCCTTCCCTAGCGTGGCTCAGGCTGTTAGACATTTTGATGCCGAGCCTATCTTTGTTGATATCGATGAAGAGGATTTTAACATCAGCCCAGAAGCCCTTGAAAAGGTGCTAAAAGAGCAAAATCACAAGAAACTAAAATGTGCTTTTATCTCACACATCGCTGGACAAAGCGCTAGACTTGATGAGATAAAGGCTATCTGCGAAAAATATGGCATAGTCGTTTTAGATGATGCAAACCGAGGCATAGGACTAACTTATAATGGCAAAAAAGTCGGTTCAGACTCGTTTTTGTCATGCTTTCAGACAAACTCACGCGTGCAAAATCCTATCTCAACAGTTGGATTTTTCACGACAAATGACGAAGAGGTCTATAAAAAAGCAAAACTACTTCGTAACTATGCCCTTGTAAATGGTATAGATAAATTTGGTAGTTTAAGCTACATCTACGACGTCGTTGATATCGGTTTAAAATATGACATAAACTCGATAAATGCGGCATTTTCTATCGCTCAGCTTGAAAAGACAGACGAGCTTATAAAACGTAGAAAAAAGATCGCTGAAATTTACGATAAAGAGCTTAAAGAGTGTCACAACATCACAACTCCAGTCAAAAAACGCGAGCACATCTACACTCAGTACATCATCAAGATAAATAAAAACCGCGACAGCTTTGCTAGAGAGCTTTTGGAGCGTGGAATTCACACTTCGTTGCACTACATACCGATACATTTGCTAAGTTATTATAAAAATAAATATTCGCTTAAAGTAAATGACTTCCCAAATGCTCTAAAGACATATCAACAAGTCTTGTCGCTACCTATATATCATAGTTTGAGCGACGAAGAGGTGCAATACATCTGCAGCACAGTAAAAGAAATTTCTAAATCTCGTGTTTAA